A stretch of the Bacillus anthracis str. Vollum genome encodes the following:
- a CDS encoding sensor histidine kinase, whose product MKLFLRDHFAFFLLYILNFGIIFVLYDAVDGFQNNKFYFVVLSLYLFICFLAYRYVRNRRMYHRLSEQPEKMEDAFIERATAPMPHGVNELVRTQYRLFQKELQSYEVKQQEHQLFINHWVHQMKTPVSVMQLMVLEMEDEHLIPKFKKELERLNQGLDMALYMARLNNFHEDFHVETISLKDTVTKNINGLKELFIRNGVFPVLEVHSDLKVASDAKWLKFIIYQLMTNAVRYSGERGKKVFLSAYRNGKDIILEVRDEGVGIPQEDIRRVFEPFYTGKNGRTFGESTGMGLYIVSKICDYLGHSVKLDSEVGKGTTIKIIFHNAANNQSEQTEKVTEA is encoded by the coding sequence ATGAAGCTATTTTTACGTGATCATTTTGCATTTTTTCTACTGTACATATTAAACTTCGGTATCATCTTCGTTCTTTATGATGCAGTAGATGGATTTCAAAATAATAAATTTTACTTCGTCGTTTTAAGTTTATACTTATTTATTTGTTTCCTCGCTTATCGTTACGTTCGCAATCGTAGAATGTACCATAGATTAAGTGAGCAACCAGAAAAAATGGAAGATGCGTTTATTGAAAGAGCAACTGCTCCGATGCCTCACGGTGTAAATGAACTCGTGCGTACGCAGTATCGTCTCTTCCAAAAAGAACTACAATCGTACGAAGTAAAACAACAAGAACATCAATTATTCATTAACCACTGGGTGCATCAAATGAAAACGCCCGTTTCTGTTATGCAACTTATGGTGCTTGAAATGGAAGATGAACATTTAATTCCGAAATTCAAAAAAGAATTAGAACGTCTAAACCAAGGGCTTGATATGGCTTTATACATGGCAAGGTTAAATAACTTCCATGAAGACTTCCATGTTGAGACGATTTCATTAAAAGATACGGTAACGAAAAATATTAATGGATTAAAAGAACTATTTATCCGAAACGGAGTCTTTCCTGTTTTAGAAGTTCATTCTGATTTAAAGGTTGCTTCTGATGCGAAATGGCTAAAATTTATCATCTATCAGTTAATGACAAATGCCGTTCGTTACTCTGGTGAGCGCGGAAAGAAAGTATTCTTATCCGCTTATCGAAACGGAAAAGATATTATTTTAGAAGTTCGTGATGAAGGTGTTGGTATTCCGCAAGAAGATATTCGACGAGTATTCGAACCGTTTTACACTGGGAAAAATGGTCGTACATTCGGAGAATCTACTGGTATGGGACTTTATATCGTAAGTAAAATTTGTGATTATTTAGGTCACTCTGTCAAACTAGATTCTGAAGTTGGTAAAGGAACGACGATTAAAATCATCTTCCACAACGCTGCAAATAATCAATCAGAACAAACGGAGAAGGTGACCGAAGCATGA